A single region of the Vicia villosa cultivar HV-30 ecotype Madison, WI linkage group LG4, Vvil1.0, whole genome shotgun sequence genome encodes:
- the LOC131600005 gene encoding polygalacturonase-like has product MALQRYLSFIMIMVSFVACYNEDLLGSTVEDSPYIYDGVIFNDFIKQIVDPVLSLESKLGDLSPSSVKSFNVDDYGAQGDGKTDDTQAFKKVWEAACSSKGSVLVVAQKNYLLKPFTFSGPCKSNNIAVQISGSLVASDNPSDYNQDPTHWLMFESVQKLTLKGGGTIDGNGNIWWQNSCKKNKKLPCKNAPTALTLYKCNNLVVEDLTIKNGQQIHLQFQDSSNVRASALNVTSPEDSPNTDGIHVTNTENIQILSSFIGTGDDCISIVDGSKNLHATDITCGPGHGISIGSLGEDGSKQFVSGITVKGAKFSSTTNGVRIKTWQGGSGSASNIKFQNIQMNNVTNPIIIDQNYCDQESPCQEQKSAVAITNVLYQNIKGTSASDMAMQFNCSKNIPCQGIVLQNIDLQLEGGGEAKASCSNVKLSYKGNVKPRCDYIEEVNEHGGFGSTYI; this is encoded by the exons ATGGCTCTCCAAAGATATCTCTCATTCATTATGATCATGGTTTCTTTTGTTGCTTGTTATAATGAGGACCTACTTGGTTCAACTGTTGAGGATTCTCCTTATATTTATGATGGTGTAATATTCAACGACTTTATTAAGCAAATAGTAGATCCTGTTTTGAGCTTAGAGAGCAAGTTGGGTGACCTTTCTCCTTCCTCGGTTAAAAGCTTTAATGTGGATGATTATGGAGCTCAAGGAGATGGTAAAACTGATGACACACag GCATTCAAGAAAGTTTGGGAAGCAGCATGTTCTTCTAAAGGATCAGTTCTTGTGGTggctcaaaagaattatcttctaAAACCGTTCACTTTCTCTGGCCCTTGTAAATCCAACAATATCGCAGTTCAAATCTCAGGAAGCCTAGTAGCATCGGATAATCCATCTGATTACAACCAAGATCCCACACACTGGCTTATGTTTGAAAGTGTTCAAAAATTAACTCTTAAAGGTGGTGGAACCATTGATGGGAATGGAAATATTTGGTGGCAAAACTCATGCAAAAAGAACAAAAAGCTT CCTTGCAAAAATGCTCCTACGGCACTGACTTTGTACAAGTGCAACAACTTGgttgttgaggatttgactataaAAAATGGACAACAAATTCATCTTCAGTTCCAAGATTCTTCCAATGTTAGAGCTTCTGCTCTGAATGTGACATCGCCAGAGGATAGTCCAAACACCGATGGAATTCATGTAACCAATACTGAAAACATTCAAATCTTAAGCTCCTTTATAGGAACTG GTGATGATTGTATATCAATTGTAGATGGATCCAAGAATCTACATGCTACAGACATAACATGTGGACCCGGCCATGGTATTAG CATTGGAAGCTTAGGGGAAGATGGTTCCAAGCAATTTGTTTCAGGAATAACAGTAAAAGGAGCTAAATTTTCAAGTACTACTAATGGAGTGAGAATCAAGACATGGCAGGGAGGATCAGGAAGTGCAAGCAACATCAAATTTCAGAATATTCAAATGAACAATGTGACCAATCCAATAATAATAGATCAGAACTACTGTGATCAAGAGAGTCCATGCCAGGAACAG AAATCTGCGGTCGCGATAACAAATGTGCTGTACCAGAACATAAAAGGGACAAGTGCTTCTGATATGGCTATGCAATTTAATTGTAGCAAGAACATTCCATGTCAGGGTATAGTATTGCAAAACATAGACCTGCAACTTGAAGGTGGAGGAGAGGCTAAGGCTTCATGCAGCAATGTTAAATTGTCTTACAAAGGAAACGTTAAACCTCGCTGCGATTACATTGAGGAAGTGAATGAGCATGGTGGATTTGGAAGCACTTATATATAA
- the LOC131595583 gene encoding zinc finger AN1 and C2H2 domain-containing stress-associated protein 16 translates to MGTPEFPDLGKHCAVSDCKLIDFLPFTCDRCNQVYCLDHRSYIKHQCTKADKQDVTVVICPLCAKGVRLIPDQDPNITWENHVNTDCDPSNYEKVTKKKKCPAAGCKDILVFSNTIKCRDCMVDHCLKHRFGPDHKCPGPKKLESSFSFMGLMNRNRKQESKTNSSSTSSSSSKWTTSFLNAASNIRASAEAGMSKLSGEINQVWGTSSDVGGKSNSSGQVEQCPQCGAKFSSVTSLVDHVQKVHERSSNRSASNVTIDACPKCSKGFRDPVALVEHVERDHGGTSRK, encoded by the exons ATGGGAACTCCAGAATTTCCAGATCTAGGAAAACACTGTGCCGTTTCCGATTGCAAGCTTATTGATTTCTTACCCTTCACATGCGATCGATGCAACCAG GTGTATTGTTTGGATCACCGAAGTTATATCAAACATCAGTGTACAAAAGCTGACAAGCAAGATGTCACTGTAGTAATATGTCCACTTTGCGCCAAGGGAGTTCGCCTAATTCCCGATCAAGATCCAAACATAACATGGGAGAATCATGTTAACACCGACTGCGACCCATCAAATTATGAGAAAGttacaaagaagaaaaaatgccCTGCAGCTGGATGCAAAGACATCTTAGTATTCTCAAACACAATTAAGTGCAGGGATTGTATGGTAGACCATTGTTTGAAGCATAGGTTTGGACCTGATCACAAATGTCCAGGACCCAAGAAATTGGAATCAAGTTTCTCTTTTATGGGTCTTATGAATCGGAATAGAAAACAGGAGTCTAAAACCAATTCAAGTTCAACCTCCTCCTCCTCGTCTAAGTGGACAACGAGCTTTCTTAATGCTGCTTCTAATATTCGAGCTTCAGCTGAGGCTGGAATGTCAAAATTGAGTGGTGAAATTAATCAAGTCTGGGGGACGTCAAGCGATGTTGGGGGAAAGAGCAATAGCAGCGGTCAAGTGGAGCAATGCCCTCAATGTGGTGCCAAGTTTTCTTCGGTAACTTCTTTAGTTGATCATGTGCAGAAAGTTCATGAAAGAAGCAGTAACCGTTCTGCGTCAAATGTTACAATTGATGCATGTCCAAAATGTAGCAAAGGATTCAGAGACCCTGTGGCCCTTGTAGAGCATGTTGAGAGAGATCATGGTGGCACTTCTAGAAAGTAA